From the genome of Perca fluviatilis chromosome 1, GENO_Pfluv_1.0, whole genome shotgun sequence, one region includes:
- the ednraa gene encoding endothelin receptor type Aa, whose protein sequence is MCSIMGTPAVHMLVLMACMAARGMCQINRAEAEEVHSTFQSPGFYSTVIPSTGPSFHPGVPGADAQAVGSGNETVMKRPVPPPMCSVFTSINSYFKYINTIISIIVFVVGLVGNATLLRIIYQHKCMRNGPNALIASLALGDLIYIIIDIPINVYKLLAGRWPLEETDFALFLCKLVPFLQKASVGITVLNLCALSVDRYRAVASWSRVQGVGIPLFTVVEIVSIWLLSLVLAVPEAIGFDMVTFDYRNKTMRTCMLNPKNDFMVFYKDAKDWWMFGFYFCVPLACTAVFYTLMTCEMLNHRNGSLRIALSEHLKQRREVAKAVFCLVLIFALCWFPLHLSRILKKMVYYQDDTMRCELLNFLLVMDYFGLNLATVNSCINPIILYFVSKKFKNCFKSCLCCWCYSDNQLSSIGPMNGTSIQCKSPEPNNLHTDRSIRKDSD, encoded by the exons ATGTGTTCCATAATGGGCACCCCAGCTGTGCATATGTTGGTGCTAATGGCCTGTATGGCAGCCAGAGGAATGTGCCAGATAAACAGAGCTGAAGCAGAGGAGGTCCACTCCACCTTCCAGTCTCCGGGGTTCTACAGCACCGTCATTCCCAGCACAGGACCCAGCTTCCACCCGGGGGTCCCAGGGGCTGATGCACAAGCTGTGGGATCTGGAAATGAAACTGTCATGAAGAGGCCGGTACCACCTCCGATGTGCTCTGTATTTACCTCTATTAATAGCTATTTTAAGTACATCAACACCATCATTTCCATCATAGTGTTTGTCGTCGGCCTGGTCGGCAACGCCACCCTGCTGAGGATTATATACCAGCACAAGTGCATGAGGAACGGGCCAAACGCCCTCATTGCCAGTCTGGCACTGGGGGACCTTATCTACATAATCATTGATATACCCATCAATGTATACAAG CTCCTGGCAGGACGCTGGCCTCTTGAGGAAACTGATTTTGCCCTGTTTCTGTGTAAGCTGGTGCCCTTCCTGCAGAAAGCCTCTGTGGGTATCACCGTCCTTAACCTGTGTGCCCTCAGTGTGGACAG GTACAGAGCTGTGGCCTCCTGGAGCAGGGTTCAGGGAGTGGGCATCCCTCTGTTTACAGTCGTGGAGATTGTGTCTATTTGGTTGCTGTCACTCGTCCTGGCAGTACCCGAGGCTATCGGGTTCGACATGGTCACCTTCGACTACAGGAACAAGACCATGCGCACCTGCATGCTTAACCCCAAGAATGACTTCATGGTG TTCTATAAGGATGCAAAGGACTGGTGGATGTTTGGGTTCTACTTTTGTGTACCACTGGCCTGCACCGCTGTGTTCTACACTCTGATGACCTGCGAGATGCTCAACCACAGGAATGGCAGCCTTCGGATAGCCCTCAGTGAACACCTCAAACAG AGACGTGAGGTGGCCAAAGCTGTCTTCTGCCTCGTCCTTATCTTTGCCCTGTGCTGGTTCCCACTGCACCTCAGCAGGATCCTGAAGAAGATGGTTTACTACCAGGATGATACGATGCGCTGTGAGCTGCTCAA TTTCCTGTTGGTCATGGATTACTTTGGTCTCAACCTTGCAACAGTCAACTCCTGCATAAACCCCATTATCCTCTACTTTGTCAGCAAGAAGTTTAAAAACTGCttcaag TCGTGTTTGTGCTGCTGGTGTTACTCTGACAACCAGCTGAGCAGCATCGGACCCATGAACGGCACCAGTATCCAGTGTAAGAGCCCAGAGCCCAACAATCTCCACACTGATCGCAGCATCAGGAAAGACAGCGACTGA